Part of the Mastacembelus armatus chromosome 6, fMasArm1.2, whole genome shotgun sequence genome, CTAATGCTACTGCTAGCGCTAGCGGATACTGATAACGCTACCTTTATGCTAAGGGTACTGCAAATGCAATGCTAACCGTAACTCAAATATTATCATTAACTCTAGCTACTTAAATAGCTAGTTAATAGATAATATTAGCGTTGGTAGATTGGATTTCCTCagctaaaaatacaaatttatcCACTTCCTTGGCATAACGGTATATTTCTACGCAATTTTGGAAACCACTAACTAGTTAGCTTAGTTACCTCTACGTAACGTTACGTTTAGCTACTCAGGTTTTGCGGTATTTGTACTTGAGTACTTAACGTTAACTAGCGTTAGCTAACGTACATTTTCTGCTAGGCTCCTTCATACTTGGAATTCACTATATTTCAGGGCgcaaatattttacttttatcccactgtatttattttttaactttatgtaTTAGGGTAGTTACTTTCAAGAAACAGTTAAAAATAGATAAAATccaataaaatcataaaatgtcGGAAGGTACCCAGCaatatgtaaagtacttcaagttACCTATAACCTGGAGTATAGTTAGCTATAACTCTTTAATTAGCTAAATGGACCCTTTCCAGCTACAACAGAAAAGAGTAATGCATGCTGTATGATTAGCTAAAAAATGCAGTATAACATTAATCATTGTCATACTtaactaaagtaaaaataaaaaaatacatcataTATGATATaaataagtatatatatatatatatattaatttattttttatttatttaatttttttttttggccagaGTAACTATAGTTCACAGAAGTGCAAGTAACTTTGTCACAGCTATAATCAGTTAAACTGCTGCTCTGTGGgcaatacaatacaatccaATACAAGATGAATGCAGTTGTGTTAGACAGAATGCAGCTTTCAGATGTTTATGTGATGCATGACTGTAAAAGTGCGATGTTAACAAGTTTTGATTTGCTTGTGTCATAGGCACATCAAGTAACAAAGAACAAACAACATTTGGCAAAATACTGAGGAGGCCTTCATGCACCAGCCAGCTTTTGGGGAAAAGAAAAGCGAGCACACCTGTATCGGAGCAACCTGGCCCAAAAAGGTCAACTGTGGAATCTCTCCATGAGTGGTCCAGTGACTCTGAGACTCCCACCACTTCCTTTTCAGATAAAGCTGGGCAGTCCACTGGTGTGACAGCATCAGCAGTGGATCCAGAACGTACACAGTCTGTGCGTGGTGATGGCACATCCTTCATTGACACCCCTGGCAGAAAGACAGTACCTGATGCTGATGCTTCACAAAACAGCTCAAATCAGCGGAAATCAGGAGTCATATTAGTGGATGATTCTGACAGCTCCACTGAAGTAGATATATGCGATGAACCTCTTCTTGCCACCCCCAAGAAAGATGCAAAAATGACAAGAATTTTTGCAACGGCAAAGGAACCTGCCTCACCTGCCAACTCTGGTTCCTTGTCTGGAGTCTCAAATCCAGGAAAAGACAAACATCACATCAGCAAGTTACCCCCAATATTCTCCAAAGAACATGCTGCAGTGCCAGGACCCTCAAATCATGATGGCAAAAATACTAGCCATGTGCCCTGCCATTATTGCCCTAAAACTGGGTATCAGTCTGCTGTGAAAACTTGCCTAGTGTGTGGAGCTTCCATGTGTACACAGCACCTACGTCCCCACCTAGACTCCCCTGTGTTTCAGAATCATACCCTTGTTCCTCCTATGGAGGATATTTCAACCTGGAGGTGCCAGGAGCACCAGGAAATAAATCGAATCTACTGTCGAcagtgcagcatgtgtgtgtgcacagtgtgtacCGTCATAGGATCTCACCGTGACCACAGTTGCATCAGCAtcagggaggcagagagagagcttAGGGTGAATGATAAATTATTGAaccatacatactgtacacttgCAGTAATTCTTGTTAAGGTAGAGGTACATCTAAATCTAGCCATTGCAATGAAtttttgtgcacatttttaaacaggGGAACCTGAAAGAAGAGATCAGACAACTGCAGGATGCAGAACAGCAAGTGAAGAACAGAGTCACTGAACTCACACACAAGAAAGAGACCTTCAGAGTAAGATACGTTGTTTATATTTAAGCAGTTATAATCCACTACAAAAGGTTGACATACTGTGTTTCAGCAGTCTTGTGCGCCACATACTGTCCTCTTAAATTTCAATTTTtgaattaattttctgttgttgGGCCAAGAATTTCATCTATATAACAAAGGCTTTTTTAGAATTAAGGGtgtcacactgacactgatttGCATTGTGTTTGTCCAGGTGATTTTAAATGAGGCACGCAAAGGGTTGCAGCAGCAGTATGGAGCCATTAGAGAGGCCTTGGAGCAGGAGGAGCAATCAGCCCTTCAGTGTGTGATGAAGGAAGAGAGCAGGGTTCTGGGGGGACTAGAGGTGAAACTCAGCCACCTCCGTGGCTCTCTGCAATCCATCCAGCAAGGCCTCCACACCCTGGAGAGTCTGGCTGATGCCAAGGGAGATAAATACATGCAAGACCAAGCCTTCATTAGGGTGAGTTAGAAGTTACAAGAAAAACCTGTTTGTTGCATAAAGGGATATGCTGTTTACAGGTATACTAAAAatgtccttttctcttttctcacatGACAGGAGTACACCAGGATAGCCCAACTGTAAGTGATTTCCTTTAAACATGCTGATAGCTGTATTTGATAGCTTCAGTAGACGTCCTGTATGAAAATTTCAtgacattaagaaaaaaacatatttaagaaaATTCTATAGCAATGTCCACTTTCCAGAATCAGTAGCCCTGCTACTCTGTTTAAAGTTTTGGAACTACTTCAGTTGAAACAGATGTTATTTAAGCTGTTGACAATGTGCTCCAGGGGTTATCCACAGTAGTGAGATTGTTGATTCAGGAAAAAGAGGCTGCCACTGATTGTCTAAATGAAATTATTAGAATGCTGTGAGCacaaacaaaattacatttaactTAAATATATTGGAGTAGAGGGACAAACAACAGCTGCAGTCAGGTAGCTGCGTAATGGGGGTACAGTTTTGTGTGGCCCTTTTTCACAGAAGCTTGCAAAGATTGGAAATTATCAGTTGACCTTTAATTAACTACTGTGAGTGCACTGAGGAGGGTATTTCTGAATGCACTTGTTCCTCTTTGTTATATTTATGCAATGGTCTCTaaattctcttctttttttctccagggCTAGTGACATGGGGAACTGTATGGAACTTTTCGAGGTTGCAGAGGAAGTGGACCGGGCCCGGATGAATTGCTTGCAAAGGTGGACTGAGAAACGGCTGGATGCGGTTATCATCACTGTGCCTGGCAAAGACAGAGACCTCTACAGACTGCTCTgtgagattttgtttttatagcagcagtttattttccacttttggtactaataattaaataactgaatacatcatgcacacacaaaattgCCATATTCAATTTGTCTTCATCTTCTGATTTcaattcttcttttttcaatttgtttttctacataTAGATGGTATCATCCCCTTCTTGGATCCAGATACAGCCCATCCCAAGCTGCGGCTCTCTGATAACAATAGGAGGGTGACATATAGCGAGTCCCAGCAGGTCTACACAGAGCATGAGGGTCGCTTTAGTTCCTTCCCACAGGTCCTGGCCTCCCATGCCCTGGAGGGGGGCCGCTGGTACTGGGAGGTGAATGTGTCCATGGATGACGGCCGCTGGAAGGTGGGGCTGTGTGAGGGTCAGATAGAGAGGAAGGGCCAAAAGGACAACTCTCGTCTGGGCTTCAACAGTTATTCCTGGTGCCTGGCCTGTGACCGAAGGAAGGTTGAAGCTCTGCATAATAAAGTGTCGGTTTCTGTAAGTGTGGACGAACTGCAGAGGGTTGGAATGTTCCTCGACTTTGAGGAGGGTATTTTATCATTCTTTAATGTGACACCAGGGGGCAGCCTAGCTTTAATGCATTCCTTCAAGCATATGTTTACTGACCCTCTTTACCCAGCCTTTTCTGTGTCAAAAACACACCTGACCATCTGTGATCTGTTCCACTCATAATAGAAATACTGGTATGTAAGTTCGACTGAATATTTACACAttgcataaaaacataaaaataagttcctttttatatatataaaccatgtcttcttttaaaattGTTCCATTTTGGATAATTCTCTGGGATAGTAGTTAACATGCACTGTATATAATGCTGTACTTCTGCAAAGATTCttaaatgtgactttaaatCAATGGATAGTACTGGAATTTGGTCATGTTATCATATTTTTGTCGTcagaattgaattttttttttttaacgtgaCAATGAGCCAGTTTTTACAGGGGAGGTAAAGTTAACACTGCTGATCAGTAAAACAGGAACTTAGATAATATTTGAATGTGTcttaaaaaggtttaaaatatcttttatgTATCATCACTAGTGAACCATTGTCTTTTTAccacaataaaatgtcacagtgtAAATTGCAAATTAAAAATCTAGATTACTTCTTCCTTTGATACTTGTGCTTAAATAGAAACacaggtgtgtgagtgggtggtGTGTTTCCCCACAGCAGGTGACAGTTGGTGTGCTTACTTCAAACTGTCACTGCCCCCAAGACATGTGAGCTTTaccaacaacaaacactctTTTGGCACACACTCCTGTCAGCAGCATAGAACACTGCTGTTGCTAACCTCCTCTTTGCAAACTCTGAGGctcatttatttaaagtgtATGTGGTTGACGTCATTGAGAGCAATCAAAGTGGCGTTTACATGAACCCTATTTTGGTAGTGCACCAGCCTGTCAGTGATTTGGGGACAACTGGCTATGGATCGAGGTTGATCCAGACTTGATGGCTAACTGAGGAGATTGAAATCCTCAGGATCTACAGTAGTAAATGAACTACAGCTGAAAAAGACTGAACAGAAGTCTTAACTGAGCTTGTACAAGAGAGTTCAGGGGACtgcaattattttttcataGTTTAATAATTCCTTTCTCCAAAATGCCTGCTTCCCCTTCTCGTAGGCTTTAAATTGGCATCATTTCATGCCCTTGAGACACTTGAACCCATCCAGGTACTGCAGTATGTCAAGAATTTCACACTTGCAGCCACATGATCCAAAGGTAGTCAGAAATCTTCTCTGGCTTTaactttctttctccctcttcccCAGCTGCCACATGAAGGCAGGATACAAGACATGTctgagggggagagagaagaggaggggacTTTTTAACAGTCAGGATAATTAAATTCTCCTCTCCCTGTCCACCCAGTGGTCTCTCAAACTCAGGCACTTACATGCTTTTCCAGACTTGTTACCATTAAATGAGGTGAGCTAAGGGCTTATAGTGTGAAACAGTGTGTCAGTGCAACAGTAAGGTATAAAATGTATGTGATGAAATGTTGAAAGCTCTAGACAGCTTCACTGGCATCTAATTGGGCATCACTAAATTAAAGGACAAGTTCTTCATTAGCGATCCCACGAGTCTCCTATATCCTGAAGGTAACAGCCAAAGTGTCTACTTGTCAAATATCCTCATGTAATAAGATACCCCTCCTTCCCTCTGGCTGCTGTGGTGAAAGGCACTTGGGTATTTGTGTCTCAGAGGACTATACTAAGAATTACATCTTTAAGTTACCATGTTAATAACATGACCCCATACCATGCTAAGTCACTCAGAGGATGTGGACAGCTGAAAAGCTATTAAGTTGTGAGAACATAAGCgtattaataaataatcatgGCTAATAAACAGAAATCATGTGCAGAGTAGAAAGCCAACCATTAGAAGATgatatttgcttttaaaaatcaatacttAATTAATAGGAATCTAACCCAGCCAATTATTGGGAAGAGTCTCACATTAACATCATTGTTTATACAGGAAATGCCTTTCTTCTCTGGCCGATTCATACTGAAacagtactgtatgtgggtCAAAGTGGCTCTCATTTGCCAGGCTTTCTAAGTGCATGCTTTTACCTCTCACCATTGTTGTCAGGAAGCAAAGTAGAAAGACATGAAATTACAGATTGTAGGCAAGAGGGCTTCCACTTAAACTGTCTTCTTATTGCCACAAAATGTCACTCATCTTCAGCTGTAGCTTTTTTTGGTTTGCTGTTAACCTTGTGGTAGATTGGTCAGAAATTATGCAATTTCAAGCTCACTCAGAGTTTGAGCTATGGTACCATTTGAGCTGGGATAGTTCACATTAAAATAAGACTACCATAGAAGTAGATAATAATTAGTTTAGCAAAATAGTAAAGTTAGTAAGACAGTGTTAGCTTTTTTTCTTGCAGCCTCAATGCCATACATGAAACATTGAATTCATGAACTTACCATACATACTTTGTTTGCTCTCACAACATGTTTTGTGGTAAATAGATCCTGGAATCTGAGACATTTAGTAATTAGATGTGTGCTAATGTACATGCCTTCTACTGAACAACAACCTGTTGTTCAGTAGAAGGCATGTACAGCACTACAACAGGATATCTTCCACCAAAAGGGGCACCTCAAGGTCCACTTTCCCTGCCAAGTCAACCGGTACCAGAGGTGTGACTGCTCATACTTGACAAACTTGTTAACTGCCACAGTCTTCACTGAGATATACAAGAGCTGCCTGTTGCTGACATTATGTATTGATACCTAACTTGTAAACGTTTCATGTGGGATTTTCTACAAACCCCTCTAAAATGAGAATTGGATTAGTAGCTTGCTAGAAAGTACAGGAGGTCCCCTGTGTGTCCTTTGTtcataaaacaagaataataGTCTGTCAAAATGAggcttttgttctttttatccTTTGATATTATAGTAAATCTTTTGGAAAAACAATACTAGCAATTTATCTTGCTAGCTGTCTGTCCCCTGTCTGTGTAGCTGAAGCTCAACATAGTTTAATGTTTATGTGCCTGTAGAGTTTCATTGATGGCcaaaaatggttaaaaacatCCAAAAGAGCAAGCACTGTATACTCTAAAGGTTTATATAAGTACTGCCTGTGTCTGAATAAAGGTTGGCACAAACCATACAAAGGCCCGTCATGCCTTGTGACCATATCGCCTGTTGGCATGGCAACAGTTGGTGAGCTCAGGTGAGCGGGGAGTGTCACGTGTCTGACCCAGTCACCTACCAGTCTTGGCATTGTCCAAGGAAATCTGAGACAGAAGACGTGATGGGCCTATTGCTGAGTGAAATGCCTATTATTTCCTCTCACCTTTCTCCAGGCAAATCAATTTACTCTTGAGTCTTTTGCAGACAACACCTCATGGCCTTCATGAGCAAGTCAATCTGTCAGGCAGGGCTGCATCGAAAAAATCAATTTGATGAAAACCAAATTCCATATCTGTGGCCGCTCGTGATATTACAATTTACTAAATTTTGTATGTATTCTGAATACAATAATATTGCATTCATTCATCCCTATCTGTCTATGTTACTTAATTGTTATTGGATTGTTGCTAACTTTCCACCGCAAACATGTCACCACATTAAGATTAGGTGGCAGCACCAATTTCAAACATTGTTGTCAGCTATGGTGCCTTTCTGTCTCCAGaacatttctgtctgtctctgtctccccaTCTCCACCaccttctctgtcctctcttgAAATATCTAGTGTCTTTagcatcatttatttatttgtctgtccTACTGCTCTTTACACTTGGCCTCTCTGCAGGCAGGTCAGAGTGCAGGGTCAGTGACACACAGGGCCTCAGGAGGTGGCTGGGATTGAATGTCTTGTTCAAAGACGTGTTAACAGAAGTGATTCAGAATCTCATGTGACAGGTAGTCTTACATACTGTTTGATTAGTTGTTTTCTTAATTACACCCTTCTACACCCTTAGCCCTGGATCATTTTTAGCCTTGAGAGTGCAAACTAGCATGAGCATCAAAATTACAGCGTGTCCCACACCTCTTCTGTATgaccacaaataaacaaacaacaatattACACTTTTATACATTTCAGAGtattgtttagaaaagacactTTTATATTAACAAGTCGTCAGATGAAAGGTTGAGTTTAAGTGGAAACAACTACAGGGCACCACCCTAATGAAGGCAATACAAccaaaaatgtttgttgaaTAAAGAGGAATATAacctgtgatttaaaaaaaaaaaaaaagcagctgagaaacttttttttttttttggcactcATTTTTGACTCATTCTctaaacacacacttctctgGACCTCACCGCTGTCACCTCTGAAATTGTAGTTGTGTCTTGTTCTGTCCAAAGTCGCAGGATTCTtctcacacagagacaacacagcTTTCTTGTGTTTATAAATCTTTTAACTTCACTGCATTGCAGTAACggtttattgtttcatttctttcccCATCCTGCTCATATGCACCTCAAGGCATGGTTTAACAGCCTGCCAAAAATACTCATGGATGTGCCAATAAATATGTTTCAGCTAAAACACTATTCATAAGCCAATAACATGACAGCCGAAGGCATAGTCTTTCTCTATTTgcatatatttgtatttgtatacgaaatgtacagtgggtatgggaagtattcagacccctttaaatttttcactctttgtgtcattgcagccatttgccaaaatcaaaaaagttcattttatttctcattaatgtacactcagcaccccatcttgacagaaaaaaacagaaatgtagaaatttttgcaaattcattaaaaaagaaaaactgaaatatcacatggtcataagtattcagaccctttgcagtgacactcatatttaactcacatgctgtccatttcttctgatcctccttgagatggttctgctccttcattggagtccagctgtgtttaattaaactgattggacttgattaggaaaggcacacacctgtctatataagaccttacagctcacagtgcatgtcagagcaaatgagaatcatgaggtcgaaggaactgcccaaggagctcagagacagaactgtggcaaggcacagatctggccaaggttacaaaagaatttctgcagcactcaaggttcctaagagcacagtggcctccataatcctcaaatggaaaaagtttgggacgaccaaaactcttcctagacctggccgtccagccaaactgagcaatcgtgggagaagagccttggtgagagaggtaaagaagaacccaaagatcactgtggctgagctccagagatgcactagggagatgggagaaagttccacaaagtcaactatcactgcagccctccaccagtcggggctttatggcttagtggcccgatggaagcctctccttagtgcaagacacatgaaagcccgcacagagtttgccaaaaaacacatgaaggactcccagactatgagaaataagattctctggtctgatgagaccaagattgaactttttggcgttaattctaagcggtatgtgtggagaaaaccaggcactgctcatcacctgcccaatacaatccctacagtgaaacatggtggtgggagcatcatgttgtgggggtgtttttcagctgcagggacaggacgactggttgcactGAAGGAAAGgtgaatgcggccaagtacagagatatcctggaagaaaacctcttccagagtgctcaggacctcagactgggccgaaggttcacctttcaacaggacaatgaccctaagcacacagctaaaataacaaaggagtggctttggaacaactctgtgaccgttcttgactggcccagccagagccctgacctaaacccaattgagcatcttgagagacctgaaaatggctgtccaccaacgttcaccatccaacctgacagaactggagaggatctgcaaggaagaatggcagaggatccccaaatccaggtgtgaaaaaaactagttgcatcattcccaagaagactcatggctgtactagctcaaaagggtgcttctactcaatactgagcacagggtctgaatacttatgaccatgtgatatttcagtttttcttttttaataaatttgcaaaaatttctacatttctgtttttttctgtcaagatggggtgctgagtgtacattaatgagaaataaaatgaactttttagattttggcaaatggctgcaatgacacagagtgaaaaatttaaaggggtctgaatactttccgtacccactgtatattatcCCCCCCCACagaccacagaaacacacatacagagacagataATAGaccacaaatatatatttttttgttttaaatttaggGAATGCgataaaatgtgctaatgtTTTAAACTAGAAGAAATCAAGACGATTAAACTTTATCTGTTATATAGACAACTTCAGTTTTAACAGTGACTGTGGTGCCCACTTAGCTTCCACCgacaatgaaaatgtcagcaAAGAGAGATCTTGACCTCAAGTAGATGCTCAGGCACTGAACTATTATGAACAAGGAAACGTTTGGcattttcacacactgcagcatTGTGACCAGGAGACGAAGCAACTAAGCCTGAGACCCTCAGTTCTGCCGAGTATAATCAGACATTTTCTGTGCAAAATATCCTAAGCGCATCCTCATtgtatttttcaaacattttcatttccttctgcTTTCCTCCAGGGCCTACTTTCACCTGTCTGGG contains:
- the LOC113133530 gene encoding tripartite motif-containing protein 14 gives rise to the protein MGANLNTPAKCLVCKEQTQDPVTLKCNHQFCRRCIEDLWSISPDGPYCCPKWGCKATYQSLPFDSSLIRPPAPSTAGTSSNKEQTTFGKILRRPSCTSQLLGKRKASTPVSEQPGPKRSTVESLHEWSSDSETPTTSFSDKAGQSTGVTASAVDPERTQSVRGDGTSFIDTPGRKTVPDADASQNSSNQRKSGVILVDDSDSSTEVDICDEPLLATPKKDAKMTRIFATAKEPASPANSGSLSGVSNPGKDKHHISKLPPIFSKEHAAVPGPSNHDGKNTSHVPCHYCPKTGYQSAVKTCLVCGASMCTQHLRPHLDSPVFQNHTLVPPMEDISTWRCQEHQEINRIYCRQCSMCVCTVCTVIGSHRDHSCISIREAERELRGNLKEEIRQLQDAEQQVKNRVTELTHKKETFRVILNEARKGLQQQYGAIREALEQEEQSALQCVMKEESRVLGGLEVKLSHLRGSLQSIQQGLHTLESLADAKGDKYMQDQAFIREYTRIAQLASDMGNCMELFEVAEEVDRARMNCLQRWTEKRLDAVIITVPGKDRDLYRLLYGIIPFLDPDTAHPKLRLSDNNRRVTYSESQQVYTEHEGRFSSFPQVLASHALEGGRWYWEVNVSMDDGRWKVGLCEGQIERKGQKDNSRLGFNSYSWCLACDRRKVEALHNKVSVSVSVDELQRVGMFLDFEEGILSFFNVTPGGSLALMHSFKHMFTDPLYPAFSVSKTHLTICDLFHS